The following coding sequences are from one Aeromicrobium duanguangcaii window:
- a CDS encoding alpha/beta hydrolase has protein sequence MSAPLPLRTKIFATVLQRLATPVEEATDHAKLRAERVRLGQTLPGRIVFGAPDRRARAEEIEIPLRGRTLRAVVHRPTGVGGKRPVIVNYHGGGWVQGRPEQSAWLASRVAAGSGATVVSPSYRLSPEHPFPAAVDDTWEALGWIADRADALGLDVDRMAVMGDSAGGNLAAVAAQRSVNEGGPHLRAQVLIYPAVEMYETFASELRMPDEAVLTSKNMSAFAHLYLGDAYGTTDPRASPLRATSFDGLPPAFILTADHDPLLDNGVHYREALRRAGVPVRYREYAGTVHGFLSLPGVVPGAEQAVSDIIDFVAARVVVPA, from the coding sequence GTGAGTGCCCCACTGCCACTGCGCACGAAGATCTTCGCCACCGTCCTGCAACGCCTCGCCACGCCCGTCGAGGAGGCCACGGACCACGCGAAGCTGCGCGCCGAGCGTGTCCGGCTGGGCCAGACCCTGCCGGGCCGCATCGTCTTCGGCGCTCCCGACCGGCGTGCTCGGGCCGAGGAGATCGAGATCCCGCTGCGGGGGCGCACCCTGCGCGCCGTGGTCCACCGGCCGACCGGAGTCGGAGGGAAGCGGCCGGTCATCGTGAACTACCACGGCGGCGGCTGGGTGCAGGGCAGGCCCGAACAGTCCGCCTGGCTCGCCTCCCGGGTGGCGGCGGGCAGCGGTGCGACGGTCGTCTCGCCGTCCTACCGGCTCTCGCCGGAGCATCCGTTTCCGGCGGCCGTCGACGACACGTGGGAGGCCCTCGGCTGGATCGCCGACCGGGCCGACGCGCTGGGACTCGACGTCGACCGGATGGCCGTCATGGGTGACAGCGCCGGCGGCAACCTGGCCGCCGTCGCGGCCCAGCGCTCGGTCAATGAGGGCGGGCCGCACCTGCGGGCGCAGGTGCTCATCTACCCGGCGGTGGAGATGTACGAGACGTTCGCCTCGGAGCTGCGGATGCCCGACGAGGCGGTCCTGACGTCGAAGAACATGAGCGCGTTCGCGCACCTGTACCTCGGCGACGCGTACGGCACGACGGACCCGCGCGCCTCGCCGCTGCGGGCCACCTCGTTCGACGGGCTGCCGCCGGCGTTCATCCTCACGGCCGACCACGACCCGTTGCTGGACAACGGCGTCCACTACCGCGAGGCATTGAGACGGGCCGGGGTGCCCGTGCGCTATCGCGAGTACGCCGGGACGGTGCACGGCTTCCTCAGCCTGCCGGGCGTCGTGCCGGGGGCGGAGCAGGCGGTCTCGGACATCATCGACTTCGTCGCCGCGCGCGTCGTGGTGCCGGCATGA
- a CDS encoding DEAD/DEAH box helicase, producing the protein MSAGLPLRAWQREAFEQYVRTQPADFLTVATPGAGKTTFALTIAADLLHRRIVERVVVVTPTEHLKTQWAQAAARSGIALEPSLNGALGARFDGYCVTYAGLATNPVGHRVRIERSRTFVILDEVHHAGDALSWGEAVLEACEPAIRRLSLTGTPFRSDDNPIPFVTYAPVGDGSISSVADYAYGYGEALKEGVVRPVLFMAYSGEMQWRTSAGDEVSARLGEPLTRDQTAQALRTALDPTGSWVPAVLEAAHKRLIEVRRDIHDAGGLVIASDQTSARAYASVLKELTGQAPTLVLSDETGSSARIAEFAAGNDPWMVAVRMVSEGVDVPRLAVGVYATTIATPLFFAQAVGRFVRARRRGETASVFLPSVPGLLKLAADLEAERDHVIGRPVHDEGDLFAAEEALIARANASEGASDELGNQYAAIGSEASFDRVVYDGDEFSPIDYEMVAGDSDELDFLGIPGLLERDQVAELLRGARNRKRAEAPARAEADVEYERRAELRRQLNSLVAAWHHRTGTPHGVTHNRLRQECGGPPAAQATTAQLQHRIDVLRDWALRASG; encoded by the coding sequence GTGAGTGCCGGCCTGCCACTGCGGGCCTGGCAGCGTGAGGCGTTCGAGCAGTACGTCCGCACGCAGCCCGCTGACTTCCTCACGGTCGCCACGCCCGGCGCGGGCAAGACCACCTTCGCTCTGACGATCGCCGCCGATCTGCTGCACCGCCGCATCGTCGAGCGCGTCGTGGTCGTCACCCCGACCGAGCACCTCAAGACCCAGTGGGCCCAGGCCGCCGCCCGCTCCGGCATCGCGCTCGAGCCCAGCCTCAACGGGGCGCTCGGCGCCCGTTTCGACGGCTACTGCGTCACCTACGCGGGCCTGGCCACCAACCCGGTCGGCCACCGCGTGCGCATCGAGCGCAGCCGCACCTTCGTGATCCTGGACGAGGTCCACCACGCCGGCGACGCCCTCAGCTGGGGCGAGGCCGTGCTGGAGGCCTGCGAGCCGGCCATCCGCCGTCTGTCGCTGACCGGCACGCCGTTCCGCTCCGACGACAACCCGATCCCGTTCGTCACGTACGCGCCGGTCGGGGACGGGTCGATCTCGAGCGTCGCCGACTATGCCTACGGGTACGGGGAGGCCCTCAAGGAGGGCGTCGTCCGGCCGGTGCTGTTCATGGCGTACTCCGGTGAGATGCAGTGGCGCACCAGCGCCGGTGACGAGGTCTCGGCCCGACTCGGCGAGCCGCTCACCCGCGACCAGACCGCCCAGGCCCTGCGCACCGCGCTCGATCCGACGGGCTCATGGGTTCCCGCCGTGCTCGAGGCCGCGCACAAGCGCCTGATCGAGGTGCGCCGCGACATCCATGACGCCGGCGGCCTCGTGATCGCCAGCGACCAGACGTCGGCACGTGCCTACGCCTCGGTGCTCAAGGAGCTGACCGGGCAGGCGCCGACCCTCGTGCTCTCCGACGAGACCGGCTCGAGCGCCCGCATCGCCGAGTTCGCGGCCGGCAACGACCCGTGGATGGTCGCGGTCCGCATGGTCAGTGAGGGCGTCGACGTCCCGCGCCTGGCCGTCGGTGTCTACGCCACCACGATCGCCACCCCGCTGTTCTTCGCGCAGGCCGTGGGCCGCTTCGTCCGTGCCCGTCGCCGCGGCGAGACCGCCTCGGTGTTCCTGCCCAGCGTCCCGGGACTGCTCAAGCTGGCCGCCGACCTCGAGGCCGAGCGCGACCACGTGATCGGCCGGCCCGTCCACGACGAGGGCGACCTGTTCGCCGCCGAGGAGGCGCTGATCGCCCGCGCCAACGCGTCCGAGGGCGCCAGCGACGAGCTGGGCAACCAGTACGCCGCGATCGGCAGTGAGGCCTCGTTCGACCGGGTGGTCTACGACGGCGACGAGTTCTCGCCGATCGACTACGAGATGGTCGCCGGCGACAGCGACGAGCTCGACTTCCTCGGCATCCCGGGCCTGCTCGAGCGCGACCAGGTGGCCGAGCTGCTGCGTGGCGCCCGCAACCGCAAGCGCGCCGAGGCGCCCGCGCGGGCCGAGGCCGATGTCGAGTACGAGCGTCGCGCCGAGCTGCGCCGCCAGCTGAACTCCCTCGTCGCGGCGTGGCACCACCGCACGGGCACGCCCCACGGCGTCACGCACAACCGACTCCGGCAGGAGTGCGGCGGACCGCCGGCCGCCCAGGCCACCACGGCCCAGCTCCAGCACCGCATCGACGTGCTGCGCGACTGGGCGCTGCGCGCCTCGGGTTGA
- a CDS encoding DUF3039 domain-containing protein produces the protein MGFFGRGAQTVSDERTEQRLDNGDHERFSHYVPKDKLTEAMVMGTPVVALCGKVWVPSRDPQRFPVCPECKDIWENFKPGDDEGSGSDSDQ, from the coding sequence GTGGGATTCTTCGGCCGCGGTGCCCAGACCGTTTCAGACGAGCGCACGGAACAACGCCTCGACAACGGCGATCACGAGCGCTTCAGCCACTACGTCCCGAAGGACAAGCTGACCGAGGCGATGGTCATGGGCACGCCCGTCGTCGCCCTGTGCGGCAAGGTGTGGGTCCCCAGTCGCGACCCGCAGCGCTTCCCGGTCTGCCCCGAGTGCAAGGACATCTGGGAGAACTTCAAGCCCGGCGACGACGAGGGCTCCGGGAGTGACTCCGACCAGTGA
- a CDS encoding YqgE/AlgH family protein → MASVRGQLLVATSAIEAGPFWRSVVYVLDHDEDGALGVIVNRPMESDVDEVLPDWGEVANAPGRLFEGGPVGMDSALAVGVVTDVSVRPVGWRQTAGRVGLVDLDGPPPAGGELLGLRVFAGYAGWSPEQLEAEIEAGAWLVLPAQDGDLISPIPELLWNEVLRRQRGEVRFWANLPDDPGLN, encoded by the coding sequence ATGGCATCGGTACGCGGCCAGTTGCTGGTCGCCACGTCGGCGATCGAGGCGGGGCCCTTCTGGCGCAGCGTCGTGTACGTCCTGGACCACGACGAGGACGGCGCGCTGGGCGTGATCGTCAACCGCCCCATGGAATCGGACGTCGACGAGGTGCTGCCCGACTGGGGCGAGGTCGCCAACGCGCCGGGCCGCCTGTTCGAGGGCGGGCCGGTCGGGATGGACTCGGCGCTGGCCGTGGGAGTCGTCACCGACGTGTCGGTCCGTCCCGTCGGATGGCGCCAGACGGCCGGTCGCGTCGGGCTGGTCGACCTCGACGGACCCCCGCCGGCCGGCGGCGAGCTGCTCGGCCTGCGGGTCTTCGCCGGGTACGCCGGGTGGTCGCCCGAGCAGCTCGAGGCCGAGATCGAGGCGGGGGCGTGGCTCGTGCTGCCCGCGCAGGACGGCGACCTGATCTCGCCGATTCCCGAGCTGCTCTGGAACGAGGTGCTCCGGCGCCAGCGCGGCGAGGTGCGGTTCTGGGCGAACCTTCCCGATGATCCCGGCCTGAACTGA
- a CDS encoding MerR family transcriptional regulator, with product MADAERDEEFTVDVLAERAGMTVRNVRAYSTRGLIDPPRLEGRTGYYTQKHLQRLVLIRTLLGRGFTLAAIEDAILKSPSTASNVALDLISIFEVEDDEDPTELIGRAELASLSGVGPDHELLDRMTELGLLEKVDEDTIRMLEPGVVRPGAAAVAIGLSPDSVVDIVPHMREHLEQVSDRFVHHVTRDVVQPFLDAGLPQEEWPVVFEKIDRLIPIASQVVVSMFRSVLRQAIETEIGHKLEELAGGDQPSS from the coding sequence ATGGCCGACGCCGAGCGCGACGAGGAGTTCACCGTCGACGTACTCGCCGAGCGGGCCGGGATGACGGTGCGCAACGTCCGCGCGTACTCCACGCGAGGCCTGATCGACCCGCCCCGGCTCGAGGGTCGCACCGGCTACTACACCCAGAAGCACCTGCAGCGGCTCGTCCTGATCCGCACGCTGCTGGGCCGCGGCTTCACGCTCGCCGCGATCGAGGACGCGATCCTGAAGTCCCCCTCGACGGCCTCGAACGTGGCCCTGGACCTCATCAGCATCTTCGAGGTCGAGGACGACGAGGACCCGACCGAGCTGATCGGGCGGGCCGAGCTGGCGTCGCTCTCGGGCGTGGGGCCCGACCACGAGCTGCTCGACCGCATGACCGAGTTGGGCCTGCTGGAGAAGGTCGACGAGGACACGATCCGCATGCTCGAGCCGGGCGTCGTCCGGCCCGGCGCGGCCGCCGTGGCGATCGGACTCAGCCCCGACAGCGTCGTCGACATCGTCCCGCACATGCGCGAGCACCTCGAGCAGGTCTCGGACCGCTTCGTCCACCACGTCACGCGTGACGTGGTCCAGCCGTTCCTCGACGCGGGCCTGCCCCAGGAGGAGTGGCCCGTCGTGTTCGAGAAGATCGACCGGCTGATCCCCATCGCCAGCCAGGTCGTCGTCTCGATGTTCCGCAGCGTGCTGCGTCAGGCCATCGAGACCGAGATCGGCCACAAGCTGGAGGAGTTGGCCGGGGGCGACCAGCCGTCCTCCTGA
- a CDS encoding DUF3048 domain-containing protein encodes MKLRMLSVTCALVLTLGACSGGDEKSSPDPKEPNKGDAGQIVAVNPLTGATMNKTPANPVFVVKVDNTAASAPQENIDRADMVVEETVEGGVTRLAALYYSSLPDVVGHVRSMRATDIGIAKPVRGQIVASGGAGRTISRIKKAGITIHSQDAGSPGLSRDSGYAPYNVVVDLPKLNKSAKDKQPERPYFQWADAGAPALKGPQVSTASVAFSRTHTTNWKFDGKVWKRTNGTSDKEFGAKNLVVLWADEKDAGYTDPAGNPVPETVFDGSGKAVVLIGGTRVNAKWKKANNASTIVLTTRDGKPLQLPRGKTWIELLSKREAGAVTIK; translated from the coding sequence ATGAAGTTGCGGATGTTGTCGGTGACCTGTGCCCTCGTGCTGACCCTGGGGGCGTGTTCTGGCGGAGACGAGAAGAGCTCGCCCGACCCCAAGGAGCCGAACAAGGGTGACGCGGGCCAGATCGTCGCGGTCAACCCGCTGACCGGCGCCACGATGAACAAGACGCCGGCGAACCCGGTGTTCGTGGTCAAGGTCGACAACACCGCGGCGTCGGCGCCGCAGGAGAACATCGACCGCGCCGACATGGTCGTCGAGGAGACCGTCGAGGGTGGCGTCACCCGCCTCGCCGCGCTCTACTACTCGTCGCTGCCCGACGTGGTCGGCCACGTGCGCTCGATGCGCGCCACCGACATCGGCATCGCCAAGCCGGTCCGCGGCCAGATCGTCGCCTCCGGCGGAGCCGGCCGCACGATCTCGCGGATCAAGAAGGCCGGCATCACGATCCACTCGCAGGACGCCGGCTCGCCGGGCCTGTCGCGCGACTCCGGCTACGCGCCGTACAACGTCGTGGTCGACCTGCCGAAGCTCAACAAGTCGGCGAAGGACAAGCAGCCCGAGCGCCCCTACTTCCAGTGGGCCGACGCCGGCGCCCCCGCGCTCAAGGGCCCGCAGGTCTCGACGGCCAGCGTCGCCTTCTCGCGGACGCACACGACGAACTGGAAGTTCGACGGCAAGGTCTGGAAGCGCACCAACGGCACCAGCGACAAGGAGTTCGGCGCCAAGAACCTCGTGGTGCTGTGGGCCGACGAGAAGGATGCGGGCTACACCGATCCCGCCGGCAACCCCGTGCCCGAGACGGTCTTCGACGGCAGCGGCAAGGCCGTCGTGCTGATCGGCGGCACGCGCGTCAACGCGAAGTGGAAGAAGGCCAACAACGCCTCGACCATCGTCCTGACCACTCGCGACGGCAAGCCGCTGCAGCTGCCGCGCGGCAAGACCTGGATCGAGCTGCTGAGCAAGCGTGAGGCAGGCGCCGTCACCATCAAGTGA
- a CDS encoding ATP-dependent helicase: protein MGFGEATTTWFDESFAGPTPAQTGAWQAIERGRHTLVVAPTGSGKTLAAFLSAIDGLLHRDRDVEPEGTSVLYISPLKALAVDVERNLRSPLVGISGVAARLGQELAPVTVGVRTGDTPPTERRRLQSHPPDVLITTPESLFLVLTSASREMLRGVHTVIVDEVHAVAGTKRGAHLAVSLERLDDLLEKPAQRIGLSATVSPHDEVARFLGGRAPVEVVAPEAPSRLELSVRVPVEDLTEMPPRHGGPREGSAARGLDEPKDAGGTIWPHVEEAIVDAISAARTTIVFANSRGVAERLTQRLNEVWVERETGQRPEPATRQPAHMGGLSGISLGTEPVLARAHHGSVSKEQRALIEDDLKSGRLRCVVATSSLELGIDMGAVDLVIQVSAPPSVASGLQRVGRAGHQVGEVSRGLVFPTGRHDLLSTTVTVERMLAGRIERLSVPANPLDVLAQQTVAACALEPIDVEAWFETLRRSAPFATLPHAAYEATLDLVAGRYPSDEFAELRPRAVWDRVAGTLTGRPGAQRLAVTSGGTIPDRGMFSVVLAGEEGTAGRRVGELDEEMVYESRINDVIALGATSWRIMEITSDRVIVVPAFGLPARLPFWRGDAVGRPYELGEAMGAFLRELSALSPAKQRARVEEVGLDAYAVANLAALITDQVEATRQLPTDTTLVVERFRDEVGDWRLVLLSPYGRAVHAPWALVVGRRIEQRFGVDGAVVASDDGIVARVPDVTGEPPGADLFDLEDPEDLESQVTELVGGSALFAARFRECAARALLLPRRNPGARAPLWQQRRRAAMLLDVTRKYPDFPILLETAREVLQDVYDLPALMTLARRLRSREVALVEVGTDNASPFAQRLLFGYVGAFLYDSDLPLAERRAAALTLDPELLGQLLGRADLRELLDPEVVQQTEAELQRLVPERQAKNLEGVADLLRLLGPLTSDEVAERTLPDARLETGAWLKELRESRRVVEVQVGGQLRWAAVEDAGRLREALGTALPLGIAEAHLAPGPDPLGELVARFARTHGPFTTESVAARLALGPAVVRDALQRLSDVGRVTRGEFLPVASGDTEWVDSEVLRRLRNRSLAAARQQVEPVDAAAFARFLPSWQHVGSRLRGPDGVLTVVEQLAGAALPASAWESLVLPSRVSDYSPAMLDELTTAGEVTWTGAGTLPGRDGWVRLLPGDTPGLPTGDLVEAGADSTAGRLLEVLGDSGAWLFSELASRIVGTEREGLVEALWELVWSGQVSNDTFAPVRSLVAGGGAHRTRRQAPRARMIGGRMRAPRAVVPPIASGRWFSVPLGGQTTAEHIARAETLLNRYGVVTRGSVQAEQTPGGFAATYRVLREMEQNGSALRGYFVDSLGAAQFAAPGVVDRLRSFVRDDDEPADSPAVTLAATDPANPFGAALPWPGRGADGHRPARKAGSLVVIHDGRAVLYLERGGKSALTFTDQPAALTAAAESLVQTVRRGRLGRLTVQTADGEPVASTPLGQALAAAGFEAHLKGLRLDA, encoded by the coding sequence ATGGGTTTCGGCGAGGCGACCACCACGTGGTTCGACGAGTCGTTCGCCGGGCCCACTCCCGCCCAGACGGGCGCCTGGCAGGCGATCGAGCGGGGTCGGCACACGCTCGTCGTCGCACCGACCGGCTCGGGCAAGACGCTCGCCGCGTTCCTGTCGGCGATCGACGGACTGCTGCACCGTGATCGCGACGTCGAGCCCGAGGGCACGTCGGTGCTCTACATCTCGCCGCTCAAGGCGCTGGCGGTCGACGTCGAGCGCAACCTGCGGTCGCCCCTCGTGGGAATCTCGGGGGTCGCCGCGCGGCTGGGCCAGGAGCTGGCTCCCGTCACCGTGGGCGTTCGCACGGGCGACACTCCCCCGACCGAGCGGCGCCGGCTGCAGTCGCATCCGCCCGACGTCCTGATCACCACGCCCGAGTCGCTGTTCCTCGTGCTCACCTCGGCCTCGCGCGAGATGCTGCGCGGGGTCCACACCGTCATCGTCGACGAGGTCCACGCCGTGGCCGGCACCAAGCGTGGCGCCCACCTTGCGGTCTCGCTCGAGCGGCTCGACGACCTCCTCGAGAAGCCGGCCCAGCGGATCGGCCTGTCGGCCACCGTCAGTCCCCACGACGAGGTCGCGCGATTCTTGGGCGGCCGCGCTCCCGTCGAGGTCGTGGCCCCCGAGGCTCCGTCGAGGCTCGAGCTGTCGGTGCGGGTTCCGGTCGAGGACCTCACCGAGATGCCGCCGCGCCACGGGGGGCCGCGCGAGGGCAGCGCCGCCCGCGGCCTCGACGAGCCGAAGGACGCCGGTGGCACGATCTGGCCGCACGTCGAGGAGGCGATCGTCGACGCGATATCGGCGGCGCGCACCACCATCGTCTTCGCCAACAGCCGCGGCGTGGCCGAGCGATTGACTCAGCGGCTCAACGAGGTCTGGGTCGAGCGCGAGACCGGCCAACGGCCCGAGCCCGCCACCCGGCAGCCGGCGCACATGGGCGGGCTCTCCGGGATCTCCCTGGGCACCGAGCCCGTGCTGGCGCGGGCCCACCACGGCTCGGTCAGCAAGGAACAGCGCGCCCTCATCGAGGACGACCTCAAGTCCGGCCGGCTGCGCTGCGTCGTGGCCACGTCCAGCCTCGAGCTGGGCATCGACATGGGCGCGGTCGACCTGGTCATCCAGGTGTCCGCGCCGCCCTCGGTGGCCTCGGGTCTCCAGCGGGTGGGCCGCGCCGGCCACCAGGTCGGTGAGGTCTCCCGCGGGCTGGTCTTCCCCACCGGCCGCCATGACCTGCTCTCCACCACCGTCACGGTCGAGCGGATGCTGGCCGGCCGGATCGAGCGCCTGTCCGTGCCCGCGAACCCGCTCGACGTGCTGGCCCAGCAGACCGTCGCCGCGTGCGCGCTCGAGCCGATCGACGTCGAGGCCTGGTTCGAGACCCTGCGGCGCTCGGCGCCCTTCGCGACCCTGCCGCACGCCGCCTACGAGGCGACCCTCGACCTCGTCGCCGGGCGCTATCCCTCCGACGAGTTCGCCGAGCTGCGGCCGCGCGCCGTGTGGGACCGCGTGGCCGGCACGCTGACGGGTCGCCCCGGCGCCCAGCGACTGGCCGTCACCAGCGGCGGCACGATCCCCGACCGCGGCATGTTCTCGGTCGTCCTGGCCGGCGAGGAGGGCACCGCCGGGCGGCGCGTCGGCGAGCTCGACGAGGAGATGGTCTACGAGTCGCGCATCAACGACGTGATCGCCCTGGGCGCCACCAGCTGGCGAATCATGGAGATCACCTCCGACCGCGTCATCGTCGTGCCCGCGTTCGGACTGCCCGCGCGCCTGCCGTTCTGGCGCGGCGACGCGGTCGGGCGCCCCTACGAGCTGGGCGAGGCGATGGGCGCGTTCCTGCGCGAGCTCAGCGCGCTGTCGCCGGCGAAGCAGCGGGCGCGGGTCGAGGAGGTCGGGCTCGACGCCTACGCCGTCGCCAACCTCGCCGCCCTCATCACCGACCAGGTCGAGGCGACCCGCCAGCTGCCGACCGACACCACCTTGGTCGTCGAGCGGTTCCGCGACGAGGTCGGCGACTGGCGGCTGGTGCTGCTGTCCCCCTACGGCCGGGCCGTGCACGCTCCGTGGGCCCTCGTCGTCGGGCGACGGATCGAGCAGCGGTTCGGCGTCGACGGGGCGGTCGTGGCCTCCGACGACGGCATCGTCGCCCGGGTGCCGGACGTCACCGGTGAGCCGCCCGGCGCGGACCTGTTCGACCTCGAGGATCCCGAGGACCTCGAGTCCCAGGTCACCGAGCTGGTCGGCGGATCGGCCCTGTTCGCTGCGCGGTTCCGCGAGTGCGCCGCCCGCGCCCTGCTCCTTCCGCGTCGCAACCCGGGCGCCCGGGCCCCGCTGTGGCAGCAGCGTCGTCGCGCGGCGATGTTGCTCGACGTCACCCGCAAGTACCCCGACTTCCCGATCCTGCTCGAGACGGCGCGCGAGGTCCTGCAGGACGTCTACGACCTGCCTGCCCTGATGACCCTGGCTCGGCGCCTGCGCTCCCGAGAGGTCGCGCTGGTCGAAGTGGGCACCGACAACGCCTCGCCGTTCGCCCAGCGCCTGCTGTTCGGCTACGTCGGCGCCTTCCTCTACGACAGTGACCTGCCGCTGGCCGAGCGGCGAGCCGCGGCGCTGACCCTCGATCCCGAGCTGCTCGGGCAGCTGCTCGGCCGCGCCGACCTGCGCGAGCTGCTCGATCCCGAGGTGGTCCAGCAGACCGAGGCCGAGCTGCAGCGGCTCGTTCCCGAGCGCCAGGCCAAGAACCTCGAGGGCGTCGCCGACCTGCTGCGACTGCTGGGTCCCCTGACCTCCGACGAGGTCGCCGAGCGCACGCTCCCGGACGCGCGACTCGAGACCGGTGCCTGGCTGAAGGAGCTGCGGGAGTCGCGCCGCGTGGTCGAGGTGCAGGTCGGCGGGCAGCTGCGCTGGGCCGCGGTCGAGGACGCCGGTCGGTTGCGCGAGGCACTCGGCACGGCACTCCCGCTCGGGATCGCCGAGGCGCATCTCGCACCCGGTCCCGATCCCCTCGGCGAGCTGGTCGCGCGCTTCGCCCGCACCCATGGACCGTTCACCACCGAGTCCGTCGCCGCGCGGTTGGCCCTCGGTCCGGCCGTCGTGCGCGATGCCCTGCAACGGCTCTCCGACGTCGGCCGCGTCACCCGCGGCGAGTTCCTGCCGGTCGCCTCGGGCGACACCGAGTGGGTCGACTCCGAGGTCCTGCGGAGGCTGCGGAACCGCTCCCTGGCCGCGGCGCGCCAGCAGGTCGAGCCGGTCGACGCGGCGGCCTTCGCCCGGTTCCTGCCGTCGTGGCAGCACGTCGGCTCGCGGCTGCGCGGACCCGACGGCGTGCTGACCGTCGTCGAGCAGCTGGCCGGCGCCGCCCTGCCCGCCAGCGCGTGGGAGTCGCTGGTTCTGCCCTCGCGCGTCAGCGACTACTCCCCCGCCATGCTCGACGAGCTGACCACCGCGGGCGAGGTCACCTGGACCGGCGCCGGCACGCTGCCCGGACGCGACGGCTGGGTGCGGCTGCTGCCCGGCGACACCCCGGGACTCCCGACGGGCGATCTCGTCGAGGCCGGCGCCGATTCGACCGCCGGCCGTCTGCTCGAGGTGCTCGGCGACTCCGGGGCGTGGCTGTTCAGCGAGCTGGCCTCGCGGATCGTCGGCACCGAGCGCGAAGGTCTGGTCGAGGCGCTCTGGGAGCTGGTCTGGAGCGGCCAGGTCAGCAACGACACGTTCGCTCCCGTCCGCAGCCTCGTGGCCGGAGGCGGTGCGCACCGCACCCGCCGTCAGGCGCCCCGAGCCCGGATGATCGGCGGCCGGATGCGCGCGCCGCGTGCCGTCGTCCCGCCGATCGCCTCGGGGCGCTGGTTCTCTGTTCCTCTCGGCGGTCAGACCACGGCCGAGCACATCGCTCGCGCCGAGACGCTGCTCAACCGGTACGGCGTCGTCACCCGCGGGTCGGTCCAGGCCGAGCAGACTCCCGGCGGGTTCGCGGCGACCTATCGCGTCCTGCGCGAGATGGAGCAGAACGGCTCGGCACTGCGGGGCTACTTCGTCGACTCGCTGGGAGCCGCGCAGTTCGCAGCGCCGGGAGTCGTGGATCGCCTGCGGTCGTTCGTCCGTGACGACGACGAACCGGCGGACTCCCCCGCTGTCACGCTCGCGGCCACCGATCCCGCCAATCCGTTCGGAGCGGCCCTGCCGTGGCCCGGTCGCGGCGCCGACGGCCACCGGCCGGCGCGCAAGGCGGGATCCCTCGTGGTGATCCACGACGGGCGGGCGGTCCTGTACCTCGAGCGCGGCGGCAAGTCGGCGCTCACGTTCACCGACCAGCCCGCGGCGCTCACGGCGGCGGCCGAGTCCCTGGTCCAGACGGTCCGGCGCGGGCGGCTGGGCCGGCTCACCGTCCAGACCGCCGACGGTGAGCCCGTCGCGTCGACACCGTTGGGACAGGCCCTGGCCGCGGCGGGGTTCGAGGCCCACCTCAAGGGACTGCGGCTCGATGCCTGA
- a CDS encoding DNA-formamidopyrimidine glycosylase family protein — MPEGDTVWRTAHHLNEALAGRVLTATEFRVPRYATVDLAGEVLREVVSVGKHLLMRTDDHSIHSHLKMEGSWHLYRPATLRRGGLRRPAHTVRAILRTDEWVAVGFSLGIVEVLPRADEASAVGHLGPDVLDPAFDRDLALANLRRDPDLPVFVALHDQRRVAGFGNEFVNETLYLSAVDPRTPVGEVDVERILDRGVKLIRANRDRIERSFTGSLRPGELHWVFSRSGRPCRRCGTIIRETALGPLTQERRVHWCPTCQPASGGRDV, encoded by the coding sequence ATGCCTGAGGGCGACACCGTCTGGCGCACCGCCCACCATCTGAACGAGGCGCTGGCGGGACGCGTGCTGACCGCGACCGAGTTCCGGGTGCCTCGCTACGCCACCGTCGACCTGGCGGGCGAGGTCCTGCGCGAGGTGGTCAGCGTCGGCAAGCACCTGCTGATGCGCACCGACGACCACTCCATCCACTCGCACCTGAAGATGGAGGGCTCCTGGCACCTCTACCGACCGGCGACCCTGCGCCGCGGGGGCCTGCGCCGCCCCGCCCACACGGTGCGGGCGATCCTGCGCACCGACGAGTGGGTCGCCGTGGGCTTCAGCCTCGGTATCGTCGAGGTGCTGCCGCGCGCGGACGAGGCCTCCGCCGTCGGCCATCTCGGGCCCGACGTCCTCGACCCAGCGTTCGACCGCGACCTCGCCCTGGCCAACCTGCGCCGCGACCCCGACCTGCCGGTCTTCGTGGCGCTGCACGACCAGCGCAGGGTCGCCGGCTTCGGCAACGAGTTCGTCAACGAGACCCTCTACCTCTCGGCGGTCGACCCGCGCACCCCGGTCGGCGAGGTCGACGTCGAGCGCATCCTCGACCGCGGGGTCAAGCTGATCCGCGCCAACCGCGACCGGATCGAGCGCTCCTTCACCGGCAGCCTCCGCCCCGGCGAGCTGCACTGGGTCTTCAGCCGCTCCGGCCGCCCCTGCCGCCGCTGCGGCACCATCATCCGCGAGACCGCCCTCGGCCCCCTCACCCAGGAACGCCGCGTCCACTGGTGCCCCACCTGCCAACCCGCCTCCGGCGGGCGAGATGTGTAG